One stretch of Candidatus Omnitrophota bacterium DNA includes these proteins:
- the argH gene encoding argininosuccinate lyase, producing the protein MSKKLWGGRFTKKVDKEFFEFQKSIQFDHKLARYDVMHSMLHVLALAEAKLLKKPEKSKLYKALKAIREDVKKGRFKYDKRSEDIHTDIQNKVEKKVGKLALKLHTLRSRNDQVAFDEKAFCYKKSGEIIDLLDNLIASLVFLKKKYMNYSIVGYTHTQRAQTVLFKDYISAYSAMFGRDKKRLSNYYGNLEVHIGAGALAGSSIGRKNYDKAIAKLLSLIGDFYIRPSINTLDDVSDRDFIIELLSVISIIQMHLSRLAEDLILYSTKEFNFIKLPEEFCTGSSLMPHKKNPDFLELVRGNTGRIYGNLVSILVMMKGLPLTYNRDMQLDKEPLFSTVEAIEDEVKIMTRFLKGLELNKKNIYEALKDENLYAVKKADNLVRKSGMSFKEAHDFVGKEIKLQESLEEKLAKRPIK; encoded by the coding sequence ATGAGTAAAAAGTTATGGGGTGGAAGATTTACAAAAAAGGTCGATAAAGAATTCTTTGAATTCCAGAAGTCTATCCAGTTTGACCATAAGTTGGCTCGCTATGATGTCATGCACTCCATGCTACATGTTTTAGCTTTGGCCGAGGCAAAACTTTTAAAGAAACCGGAAAAGAGCAAATTGTATAAAGCGCTAAAAGCAATCCGTGAGGATGTTAAAAAGGGCCGGTTCAAATATGATAAACGTTCAGAAGATATTCATACTGATATACAAAACAAGGTTGAGAAAAAAGTCGGAAAACTGGCGTTAAAGCTTCATACGTTACGGTCGCGGAACGACCAGGTAGCTTTTGACGAGAAAGCATTTTGCTACAAAAAATCAGGCGAGATTATAGACCTGCTCGATAATCTTATTGCATCATTGGTTTTTTTGAAAAAGAAATATATGAATTATTCTATCGTGGGTTATACTCATACTCAACGTGCACAAACCGTACTTTTTAAAGATTATATAAGTGCATACTCCGCCATGTTTGGACGGGATAAAAAAAGGCTTAGTAATTATTATGGTAATCTTGAGGTTCATATTGGCGCCGGTGCTTTAGCAGGAAGCTCTATAGGAAGAAAGAATTATGACAAGGCTATAGCAAAACTTTTATCGCTGATTGGAGATTTTTATATAAGACCATCTATAAACACGCTTGACGACGTGAGCGATAGAGATTTTATTATAGAACTGCTGAGCGTGATTTCTATTATACAGATGCATCTATCGAGACTTGCCGAGGATTTGATACTGTATTCGACGAAAGAATTTAATTTTATAAAATTACCCGAAGAGTTTTGCACGGGATCAAGTCTTATGCCGCATAAGAAGAATCCCGATTTTCTGGAATTGGTGAGAGGAAATACAGGTAGAATATATGGTAATCTTGTGTCGATCCTGGTAATGATGAAGGGACTGCCGTTGACGTATAATAGAGATATGCAGCTGGATAAAGAACCGCTTTTTTCGACAGTTGAGGCAATCGAAGATGAGGTAAAGATTATGACGAGATTTTTAAAAGGGCTGGAGTTAAATAAAAAGAACATTTATGAAGCTCTTAAGGATGAGAATCTGTATGCTGTTA